In Limnohabitans sp. TEGF004, the genomic window TCTGAAAATTTTTCGCCCTTGTAGATCGCTTCGGTGCGGGCCTTGGCTGCGATCGCTGGTGTGGCCAGGTGGTAGTCCAAACGCCAACCCACGTTGTTGGCATAGGCTTGACCGCGGTTGCTCCACCACGTGTAGCAAGCATCGGTGGTGTCGGGTTGTAGCTGGCGATATACATCAACAATGCCGCCTTCGGTGGTGAGCTGTGTCATCCACGCACGCTCTTCGGGCAAGAAGCCGCTGTTCTTTTTGTTGCCCTTCCAGTTTTTCAAGTCGGCTTCGTTGTGCGCGATGTTGATGTCGCCGCACAGCACAAACTCGCGCTCTTGTTTCAAGGCGTTGAGGTGCGGATACATCGCGGCCAAGAAACGAAACTTGGCGTCTTGGCGCTCAGGGCCAGACGAGCCACTGGGAAAGTAGCTGCTGATGATCGACAGCTTTTGTGTGGGTGTGTCAAAACGCAGCTCGACGTAGCGGCCTTCGGCATCGAATTCGCCGCCATCAAACCCAATGATCACGTCGCTGGGCTCGTGCTTGGTGTACACGCCCACGCCCGAGTAGCCTTTTTTCTCTGCATAGTGAAAGTGGCCTTTCAAACCTGCCAAGGTGTCGAAGCTGCCTTCGACATCGGGGGCCTGGGCTTTGATTTCTTGGACGCAAATACAATCAGGGCTGGCTTTTTCGAGCCAAGCTTCCACGCCCTTGCGGGCGGCCGAACGAATGCCGTTGAGGTTGAGGCTGGTTAGTTTGAACAAGGAATTTCCCCATGAGTCAGAGTGTGTCTGCCAACGATGCGTTGGCGCAAGAATTTGTGCAATTTTCGCTGGATTGTGGCGTGTTGAAATTTGGGGAGTTCAAAACCAAAGCGGGCCGCATGAGCCCTTACTTTTTCAACGCCGGTTTGTTCGACGATGGCGCCAAGTTGGGCAAGTTGGCCAGTTTTTATGCGCAGTGCATTGTCAACAGCGGCATCGAGTTCGACATGATTTTTGGCCCCGCCTACAAAGGCATTCCCTTGGGCGCAGCCGTGTCGATTGAGTTGGCACGCTTAGGACGCAACGTGCCGTTTGCCTACAACCGCAAAGAAGCCAAAGACCACGGCGAAGGCGGCAGCTTGGTGGGCGCCCCGCTCAAAGGTCGCGTGTTGATCGTGGACGATGTGATGAGCGCGGGCACGGCTGCACGTGAATCGATCGCCCTCATCAAAGCAGCAGGTGCCACACCGCACGCCGTGGCGATTGCGTTGGACCGCCAAGAAATGGCCACCGAAAAACAAGCCGATGGCTCGACCAAAGATGTGCCCTACAGCGCCGTGCAATACGTGCGTGAGCAACTGGGCATGAGCGTGTGCACCATCGCCAAGCTGGAAGACTTGTTGGCCTATTTGGGCAAGCAACCTGACAACACCATGGGTGAGCATTTGGCTCGTACTCAGGCTTATCGCGAGCATTACGGCGTTTAAGCCGTGAGCTTTAGGCGCCGTAGTAACGGTCGGCGCGGTGGTTGACGGCAATCACCAAATTCAACGCAAATGCACCGAGCAATGACAGCAAGGCCTTGTGCGCATCGGTGAGCGCAAAGGCGGTCATCAAGATGCAAGCATCGATGGCCATTTGCACGTGGCCAGCGCGCCAGCCACGGGTCTTTTGCAAATAAACCGCCATGATCGTCACGCCGCCCAAGCTGGCGCCGTGACGAATCAAAATCAAAATACCCGTGCCCACCAACAAGCCCGCCATCAGTGCGGCGAAGACGGGGTCGAGGTGTGAAAACGCGATCCACTGAGGCAGCAACTCGACGTAGGCTGACAGCAAACCCACCGCCGCAAATGTTTTGAAGGTGAAGGTGTGGCCGAGCTTTTGCCAGCCAAACACGTAGAACGGCAGGTTGATCACAAACAACACGGCGCCTAACGGCCACCCTGCAAAGTAGTGCACCAAGAATGCAACGCCCGTGGTGCCGCCTGTAAACAAAGCCGCTTCGCGAAACATGCACACGCCGAGCGCGACAAACAAGGCGCCAGTCAACAGGCCTTGTGTGTCTTCCAACGCGCTGTGGGGCATCGCTTACCCCAGTTTCTTCATCAACAGCTCGTTGACTTGTGCGGGGTTGGCTTTGCCTTTGCTGGCCTTCATGATGGGGCCGACCAAACCGTTCAAGGCTTTGGCATTGCCCGCTTTGAACTCTTCCACGTTCTTGGGGTTGGCGGCCAGTACTTCGTCAATGATGGCTTCCAACGCGCCCGTGTCGTTGATTTGTTTGAGGCCTTTGGCTTCGATGATGGCGTCGACATCGCCTTCGCTACCGGAGGGGCCTTCTTTATTCCACAGACCGTCAAACACCTGACGCGCAGCGCTGTTGCTGATGGTGTTGTCGCTGATGCGGCTGATCAACGCGCCCAGTTGCGCCGCGCTGACGGGGATGTTGTCAAACGTCACCTCGCCGCTGTTCAAGCGGCGTGACACTTCGCCCATGATCCAGTTGCTGGCCAGTTTGGCTTGACCGCAGGCTTTCGCCGTGGCTTCAAAGTAGGCGGCTGTGGCCTTGCTTTGGGTCAGCTGCGTCGCATCGTATTCGGGCAGCGCGTAGTCGCGCACAAAACGCTCGGCCATGACACGTGGCAGCTCGGCCATTTCGCTTCTCACACGCTCCACCCAATCGCGACCAATCACCAAGGGTGGCAGGTCTGGGTCGGGGAAGTAGCGGTAGTCGGCGGCGTCTTCTTTGGTGCGCATGGCGCGGGTTTCGCCAGTGTCTGGGTCGAACAACACGGTGGCTTGTTCGATGTCATGGCCGTCTTCGATTTGGTCGATTTGCCAGCGCACTTCGTAGTCGATGGCTTGTTGCATGAACTTGAAGCTGTTCAAGTTTTTGATTTCACGGCGGGTGCCCAAAGGTGCGCCGGGTTTGCGCACCGACACGTTGGCGTCGCAGCGGAACGAGCCTTCTTGCATGTTGCCGTCGCAAATGCCAATCCACGTGACGATTTTGTGCAGCTCTTTGGCATAGGCCACGGCTTCTTCGCTGCTGCGCATGTCGGGCTGTGTCACGATTTCTAGCAGCGGTGTGCCAGCTCGGTTCAAGTCGATGCCACTCTGACCAATGAAATCTTCATGCAGCGATTTGCCTGCATCTTCTTCGAGGTGGGCACGTTCCAAACGCACAGTTTTGTGCACGGTTTCTTTGCCAACTTCCAAGAAGAACGAGACTTCGCCGCCTTGTACCACCGGAATTTCAAACTGGCTGATTTGGTAGCCCTTGGGCAGGTCGGGGTAGAAGTAGTTTTTGCGCGCAAAGATGCTGCGCTCGGCAATGTGTGCATTGACACCCAAACCAAACTCAATGGCGCGTTCGACTGCGCCGATGTTCATCACGGGCAAAGTGCCGGGCAGGGCCATGTCCACCGCGCAAGCTTGCGTGTTGGGCTCTGCGCCGAACGCCACTGAGGCACGGCTGAAAATTTTGCTCTTGGTGGAGAGCTGTGCGTGTGTTTCAAAGCCGATGACGACTTCGTAGCCTTGAACTAATTTGGGTGCAGTCATGTCAGATGCCCTCCGGTTTTTGGAGGTGATGGTCAGTGGCCAGTTGGTACTGGTGCGCTACGTTGAGCAAACGTGCTTCTTGCAAATAGTTGCCTATGAGTTGCATGCCCACTGGCATATGGCCTTCGCCAAAGCCCACAGGAATGCTCATGCCGGGCAAACCAGCGAGCGAGGCTGGCAGCGTGAAGATGTCGGCCAGGTAGTCGGCCAGCGGGTCGCTGGCGTTGTTGCCAAGCTTCCATGCGACGGTGGGGGCGACGGGGCCGGCGATCACATCGCACTCAGCAAATGCGCGTTGGAAATCGTCCGCAATCATGCGACGAATTTTTTGCGCTTGCAGGTAGTACGCGTCGTAGTAGCCGTGGCTCAACACATACGCGCCGGTCATGATGCGGCGTTTGACCTCTTCGCCAAAGCCTTCGGCGCGGGTCTTTTTGTACATGCTCACCAGGTCTGTGTAGTCTTTGGCGCGGTGGCCAAACTTCACGCCGTCAAAGCGACTCAGGTTCGAGCTGGCCTCGGCGGGCGCGATGATGTAGTACACAGGAATGGCCAGTTCGGTGCGAGGCAGCGTGATGGGCACGAGCTTGGCGCCTTGGGCTTCCAAGGTTTTGAGTGCGGCATCAATCGCAGCGCGCACATCAGCGGCAAGGCCGTCACCAAAAAACTCTTTGGGAATGCCGATGCGCAGGCCTTGCAGGCTGTCGTTCAACTTGGCGGAGAAGTTTTCAGCTGACACATCGAGCGACGTGGAGTCACGGTCTAAATCAGAACCGCACATGGCTGACAGCAACAACGCACAGTCTTCGGCTGTGCGGGCCATGGGGCCAGCTTGGTCGAGGCTGGATGCGTAGGCAATCATGCCGTAGCGGCTGGCGCGGCCATAGGTGGGCTTGATGCCGGTGATGCCGCAAAAGCTAGCGGGTTGGCGAATCGAGCCGCCCGTGTCTGTGCCTGTGGCAGCGGGCGCCAAACGTGCGGCCACAGCCGCAGCGCTGCCGCCGGATGAGCCGCCGGGAACGCGCGAGGTGTCCCACGGATTGGTCACTGCGCCGTAGGCGGAGTTTTCGTTGGCAGACCCCATCGCGAACTCGTCGCAGTTGACTTTGCCTAAAGTCACCATGCCCGCGCCCACAGCGCCATCGGCAAAGGTGCCTAGCTTTTGCACCACGGTGGCGTCAAACGGCGAGCGGTAGCCGCTCAAAATTTTGGAGCCAGCGGTGGTGGCGAAATCGCGGGTCACAAATACGTCTTTGTGCGCAATCGGCACGCCTTCCAATGCACCTGCGGTGCCAGCGGCAATGCGGGCGTCGCTGGCTTGGGCTTGGGCCAGCGTGACTTCGCTGTTGATGTCCAAAAACGCGTTGTGCGGGTTGCCTCCCGCGCGGGCCAAAAAGGCCGTGGCCACTTCGACGGCGCTGGCTTGCTTGGTTTGGAGTGTTTGGGCCAGTTGGGCCACGGTCATGTCATGCAATTGGGTAGCAGATTGGGTCATGGTGTTGGCCTCACTCAATCACTTTGGGAACCAAGAACAAACCACGCTCCACGGCGGGGGCGCTGCGTTGGTTCAGGTCGCGTTGGTTGGGTTCGCTGGCCACGTCGGGGCGCAGGCGCAGTTCGATGTGGGCGCCTTGCATGGCGTCCACAGGATGGGCCATGGGCACCACGCCGGTGGTGTCCACCGCGCGGATTTGTTCGACGATGTCGAAAAAGTCATTGATTTTGTGGCGCATACGGGCCTGTTCGTCAGGCTGCAGCTCTAGCCGGGCCAGGTTGGCGATGCGGCTGATGTCTTGGTCATTCAGGGACATACATATATGAGGGAAAAACCCGCGGTTTACGGGCGATGCGGTATTATCTCGCCTTTGTGTCCGCGCCCGCGGGCAAGCTTTGAGGACAGACATGTTTGGATCTTTTCGTCGGTATTTCTCCACCGATTTGGCGATTGACCTCGGTACCGCCAACACCCTGATTTATGTGCGCGACAAAGGCATCGTGTTGGACGAGCCTTCCGTTGTGTCGATTCGCCACGAAGGCGGCCCCCAAGGCAAGAAGACAATTCAAGCCGTTGGCCACGAAGCCAAGGCCATGTTGGGCAAAGTGCCCGGCAACATCGAAGCCATTCGTCCGATGAAAGACGGCGTGATTGCTGACTTCACCGTGACTGAGCAAATGCTCAAGCAGTTCATCAAGATGGTGCACCCACGCTCGGTGTTGAAGCCCAGCCCACGCATCATCATTTGCGTGCCTTGCGGTTCTACCCAAGTCGAGCGTCGCGCGATTCGCGAATCTGCTTTGGGCGCTGGCGCCTCAGAGGTGTACCTGATTGAAGAACCCATGGCAGCCGCTATCGGCGCAGGCTTGCCTGTGTCTGAGGCTTCTGGCTCCATGGTGGTCGACATCGGTGGCGGTACCACCGAAGTGGGTGTGATCTCTTTGGGCGGCATGGTCTACAAGGGCAGCGTGCGCGTGGGTGGCGACAAGTTTGACGAAGCCATCATCAACTACATCCGTCGTAACTACGGCATGTTGATTGGCGAGCCAACGGCTGAAGCCATCAAGAAACAAATCGGTTCTGCCTTCCCTGGCTCTGAAGTCAAGGAAATGGAAGTCAAAGGCCGTAACCTGTCAGAAGGCGTGCCACGTTCTTTCACCATTTCGTCCAACGAAATCTTGGAAGCATTGACCGATCCACTGAACAACATCGTCTCCGCCGTGAAAAACGCGTTGGAGCAAACACCACCCGAGTTGGGCGCAGACATTGCCGAGCGCGGCATGATGCTCACCGGCGGTGGCGCGTTGTTGCGTGACTTGGACCGCTTGTTGGCCGAAGAGACTGGCTTGCCAGTCTTGGTGGCTGAAGACCCCCTCACCTGCGTGGTGCGTGGTTGCGGTTTGGCCCTTGAGCGCATGGAGCGTTTGGGCTCCATCTTCACGAGCGAATAATTAAGTGCCACTGGGCACCCTGGACCGCTCCCCCCCGGCCTTCTTCAAGCAAGGCCCGTCCGCCGTCTCCAAATTACTTTTCTTCAGCGCCTTGTCGGTGCTGTTGATGGTGGCTGACGTGCGGTTTGGTGTGACCCAGCCTTTGCGTGCCACGTTGTCTGTGATGCTGTACCCCGTGCAGTGGTTGGCCATGCGCCCGCAGGTTTTGGCCGAATACTCGTCTGACTATTTCGAAGCCCGCGATGTGGCGCAGGCCTCAGAGCGCGACGCGCGTCAACAACTGTTGGTGCAAGCCCGACGCTCGGGCCAAGTGGAACAGCTGGCGCTGGAAAACAAACAACTGCGCGAACTCTTGAGTCTGAGCAAACGCTTGGAAACCAAAGGCATTGCAGCCGAGGTGCTGTACGACGCCGCTGACCCCTACACGCGCAAACTCATCATCGACAAAGGCTTGCTCAATGGCATCAAGGCCAGCTCACCCGTGATGGATGAGCACGGCATTTTGGGGCAGGTCACGCATGTGTTGCCACTGGTCAGTGAAGTGACCCTGGTCACCGACCGCGAGCATTCCATTCCTGTGCTCAACACCCGCACGGGTGCGCGCGGTGTGGCTTATGGTGAATCGGGCGGCGCACCTTTGTTAGAGCTGCGCTTCATGGCGACCAACGCTGACATTGAAGTGGGCGATATGTTGTCCACCAGCGGTGTGGATGGCATCTACCCAGCCGGTGTGTTGGTGGGCAAAGTGACCAAGGTTGAGCGCCGTGCTGAAACCGCGTTTGCGCGCATCTTGTGCGAGCCTGTGGGCCGCGTGCAGGGGGCGCGTCATGTGATGGTCTTGGAGCCTTTGAGCGACCAACTGCCACCTCGCCCGCAAATTGAAAAACAATTGCCAGTTGCTGCGCAAAGAGGAGGTCGCCGATGATCATGCCTCGTGGCCAACAGTTGTTGTTGCCAGCCAACCCCATGTTTATTTTGTTCACGCTGTTGATGGCTTTGTTTGCCAACATGGTGGTGAACATCAGCCTCGTTGGCAACGCCGCGTGGATGCCTGATTTCTTGGCTTTGGTGTTGGTGTTTTGGTGTGTGCACCAATCGCGCTTGGTAGGGATTGGCGTGGCTTTCTTTTTTGGTGTGGCCACAGATGTGCATCAATCGGCCTTGTTGGGTCAGCATGCTTTGACTTACACCGCATTGGGCTTCATGGCCATCTTGATTCATCGCCGTTTGCTGTGGTTCACAGTGCCGTCACAGGCCATGCAAGTGTTGCCCATCTTTGTCGTGGCGCATGCCCTAGAGCTGATGGTGCGCATGATGTCGGGTGCCTTGTTTCCTGGCTGGACCATCTTTTTGGCGCCGCTGCTAGAGGCCCTGTTGTGGCCTGTGGTCAGCGTGTTCTTGTTAGCACCTCAGCGCCGCGCACCCAACCCTGACCTGAACCGACCGCTATGAGGGTGATTCGCGACATCGAGTCCGACCTGCGACGCTTCAGGTCGCGCATGGTGGTGGTGACGGGCGCGATTTTGATTTTGTTTGGCTTCCTGTCGATTCGCTTGTTTTATTTGCAAGTGGTGCGCTACGACGAGCTCAACGCACAAGCGGAAAACAACCGCACAGCCATCGTCCCCATCGTGCCCAACCGTGGCGTCATCATGGATCGCAACGGCATTGTGTTGGCCACCAACTACTCGGCCTACACCTTAGAAATCACGGCCTCCAAAGTGATTGCCCCGTTGGAAGATGTGATTGAGCAGCTCTCTGGTGTGATTGACATTCAGGCCCGCGACAAACGTCGTTTCAAAAAGCAATTGGGTGAATCGAAGAGCTTTGAGTCGGTCCCGATTCGCAACCGCTTGAGCGACGAAGAAGTGGCGCGTTTTGCCGCGCAGCGCTACCGCTTTCCGGGTGTTGAAATTCGCGCGCGTCTGTTCCGCAACTACCCGTACAACCAACTGGCCAGCCATGTGATTGGCTACATCGGTCGTATCAATCCAGCGGAAAAAGGCAAGATTGAAGAGTCAGACGACGCGGGCAATTACCGTGGCACCGACTACATCGGCAAGCTCGGCGTTGAGCAAAGTTACGAAACGCAATTACACGGCACAACCGGCGTGCAGGAGATGGAAACATCGGCCGGGGGACGCGCAGTGCGCCGCCTCAACAGCAGCCAAGCGGTGCCTGGCAACAGCGTGGTGTTGTCCATCGACATCAAGCTGCAAAAGCTGGTGGAAGACCTGTACGGCAAACGTCGTGGCGCCTTGGTGGCACTTGACCCGAAGACGGGCGAAGTGTTGGCGTTTGTCAGCAAACCTACGTTCGATCCCAACTTGTTTGTGGACGGCATTGACTCTGAAAACTGGGCTGCGCTCAATGAGTCCATCGACAAGCCTTTGTTGAATCGCGCCTTGCGCGGCACCTACCCGCCTGGCTCTACCTACAAGCCCTTCATGGCTTTGGCCGCGTTGCAAACCGGCAAGCGTGCGGAGAAGACACTGATTTCCGACCCCGGCTATTTCATGTTTGGTAACCACCGTTTCCGGGACGACAAAGAAGGTGGCCATGGTGCGGTGGACATGTACAAGTCCATCGTCGAGTCGTGCGACACCTACTACTACACACTGGCGCGTGACATGGGCGTGGACTTGATGCACGACCAAATGAAGCCCTTGGGTTTCGGTCAGATCACGGGCATCGACATCTTGGGTGAGTCGCGTGGCGTGTTGCCCTCGACCGAGTGGAAGCGCAACACCTACAAGAAGCCAGAGCAGCAACGTTGGTATTCAGGCGAAACCATTTCTTTGGGCATTGGTCAGGGTTACAACAACTTCACCATGTTGCAAATTGCGCATGCGATGGGCACGGTGGCTAATAACGGCTTGAAGATGAAGCCGCATTTGGTGCGCGAAGTGGTGGACGTGGAAACCAAATCTTCCACCTTGGTGGCCAAAGAGCCGGTGGGCCAGCTTGCTTTGCTGCCCGAGAATTTGGAAGTCATCAAAAAAGGCATGATTGGCGTGAACGTCGAAGGCACATCAGCCACCAGCTTTGTGGGCGCGCAGTATGTGAGTGCAGGCAAGACCGGCACCGCGCAGGTGTTCACGGTCAAGCAAAACGAAAAATACAACGCAGCCACGATTGATGAGCGCATGCGTGACCACGCTTTGTTCGTCGCATTTGCGCCTGCGGATGATCCCAAAGTGGCGTTGGCCATGGTGGTGGAAAACGCGGGCTTTGGCGCACAAAACGCCGCACCGATTGCGCGCCGTGTGTTTGACTTTGTCATCATGGGGCAGTACCCCTCGCAAGAGGACATTGAGGCAGTGCAAAAGGGCCAAGCCACACGTCCGATTG contains:
- a CDS encoding exodeoxyribonuclease III; the protein is MFKLTSLNLNGIRSAARKGVEAWLEKASPDCICVQEIKAQAPDVEGSFDTLAGLKGHFHYAEKKGYSGVGVYTKHEPSDVIIGFDGGEFDAEGRYVELRFDTPTQKLSIISSYFPSGSSGPERQDAKFRFLAAMYPHLNALKQEREFVLCGDINIAHNEADLKNWKGNKKNSGFLPEERAWMTQLTTEGGIVDVYRQLQPDTTDACYTWWSNRGQAYANNVGWRLDYHLATPAIAAKARTEAIYKGEKFSDHAPITIAYEGLI
- the pyrE gene encoding orotate phosphoribosyltransferase, coding for MSQSVSANDALAQEFVQFSLDCGVLKFGEFKTKAGRMSPYFFNAGLFDDGAKLGKLASFYAQCIVNSGIEFDMIFGPAYKGIPLGAAVSIELARLGRNVPFAYNRKEAKDHGEGGSLVGAPLKGRVLIVDDVMSAGTAARESIALIKAAGATPHAVAIALDRQEMATEKQADGSTKDVPYSAVQYVREQLGMSVCTIAKLEDLLAYLGKQPDNTMGEHLARTQAYREHYGV
- a CDS encoding YitT family protein, whose protein sequence is MPHSALEDTQGLLTGALFVALGVCMFREAALFTGGTTGVAFLVHYFAGWPLGAVLFVINLPFYVFGWQKLGHTFTFKTFAAVGLLSAYVELLPQWIAFSHLDPVFAALMAGLLVGTGILILIRHGASLGGVTIMAVYLQKTRGWRAGHVQMAIDACILMTAFALTDAHKALLSLLGAFALNLVIAVNHRADRYYGA
- the gatB gene encoding Asp-tRNA(Asn)/Glu-tRNA(Gln) amidotransferase subunit GatB, which encodes MTAPKLVQGYEVVIGFETHAQLSTKSKIFSRASVAFGAEPNTQACAVDMALPGTLPVMNIGAVERAIEFGLGVNAHIAERSIFARKNYFYPDLPKGYQISQFEIPVVQGGEVSFFLEVGKETVHKTVRLERAHLEEDAGKSLHEDFIGQSGIDLNRAGTPLLEIVTQPDMRSSEEAVAYAKELHKIVTWIGICDGNMQEGSFRCDANVSVRKPGAPLGTRREIKNLNSFKFMQQAIDYEVRWQIDQIEDGHDIEQATVLFDPDTGETRAMRTKEDAADYRYFPDPDLPPLVIGRDWVERVRSEMAELPRVMAERFVRDYALPEYDATQLTQSKATAAYFEATAKACGQAKLASNWIMGEVSRRLNSGEVTFDNIPVSAAQLGALISRISDNTISNSAARQVFDGLWNKEGPSGSEGDVDAIIEAKGLKQINDTGALEAIIDEVLAANPKNVEEFKAGNAKALNGLVGPIMKASKGKANPAQVNELLMKKLG
- the gatA gene encoding Asp-tRNA(Asn)/Glu-tRNA(Gln) amidotransferase subunit GatA; its protein translation is MTQSATQLHDMTVAQLAQTLQTKQASAVEVATAFLARAGGNPHNAFLDINSEVTLAQAQASDARIAAGTAGALEGVPIAHKDVFVTRDFATTAGSKILSGYRSPFDATVVQKLGTFADGAVGAGMVTLGKVNCDEFAMGSANENSAYGAVTNPWDTSRVPGGSSGGSAAAVAARLAPAATGTDTGGSIRQPASFCGITGIKPTYGRASRYGMIAYASSLDQAGPMARTAEDCALLLSAMCGSDLDRDSTSLDVSAENFSAKLNDSLQGLRIGIPKEFFGDGLAADVRAAIDAALKTLEAQGAKLVPITLPRTELAIPVYYIIAPAEASSNLSRFDGVKFGHRAKDYTDLVSMYKKTRAEGFGEEVKRRIMTGAYVLSHGYYDAYYLQAQKIRRMIADDFQRAFAECDVIAGPVAPTVAWKLGNNASDPLADYLADIFTLPASLAGLPGMSIPVGFGEGHMPVGMQLIGNYLQEARLLNVAHQYQLATDHHLQKPEGI
- the gatC gene encoding Asp-tRNA(Asn)/Glu-tRNA(Gln) amidotransferase subunit GatC; this encodes MSLNDQDISRIANLARLELQPDEQARMRHKINDFFDIVEQIRAVDTTGVVPMAHPVDAMQGAHIELRLRPDVASEPNQRDLNQRSAPAVERGLFLVPKVIE
- a CDS encoding rod shape-determining protein, translated to MFGSFRRYFSTDLAIDLGTANTLIYVRDKGIVLDEPSVVSIRHEGGPQGKKTIQAVGHEAKAMLGKVPGNIEAIRPMKDGVIADFTVTEQMLKQFIKMVHPRSVLKPSPRIIICVPCGSTQVERRAIRESALGAGASEVYLIEEPMAAAIGAGLPVSEASGSMVVDIGGGTTEVGVISLGGMVYKGSVRVGGDKFDEAIINYIRRNYGMLIGEPTAEAIKKQIGSAFPGSEVKEMEVKGRNLSEGVPRSFTISSNEILEALTDPLNNIVSAVKNALEQTPPELGADIAERGMMLTGGGALLRDLDRLLAEETGLPVLVAEDPLTCVVRGCGLALERMERLGSIFTSE
- the mreC gene encoding rod shape-determining protein MreC; protein product: MPLGTLDRSPPAFFKQGPSAVSKLLFFSALSVLLMVADVRFGVTQPLRATLSVMLYPVQWLAMRPQVLAEYSSDYFEARDVAQASERDARQQLLVQARRSGQVEQLALENKQLRELLSLSKRLETKGIAAEVLYDAADPYTRKLIIDKGLLNGIKASSPVMDEHGILGQVTHVLPLVSEVTLVTDREHSIPVLNTRTGARGVAYGESGGAPLLELRFMATNADIEVGDMLSTSGVDGIYPAGVLVGKVTKVERRAETAFARILCEPVGRVQGARHVMVLEPLSDQLPPRPQIEKQLPVAAQRGGRR
- the mreD gene encoding rod shape-determining protein MreD is translated as MIMPRGQQLLLPANPMFILFTLLMALFANMVVNISLVGNAAWMPDFLALVLVFWCVHQSRLVGIGVAFFFGVATDVHQSALLGQHALTYTALGFMAILIHRRLLWFTVPSQAMQVLPIFVVAHALELMVRMMSGALFPGWTIFLAPLLEALLWPVVSVFLLAPQRRAPNPDLNRPL
- the mrdA gene encoding penicillin-binding protein 2 translates to MRVIRDIESDLRRFRSRMVVVTGAILILFGFLSIRLFYLQVVRYDELNAQAENNRTAIVPIVPNRGVIMDRNGIVLATNYSAYTLEITASKVIAPLEDVIEQLSGVIDIQARDKRRFKKQLGESKSFESVPIRNRLSDEEVARFAAQRYRFPGVEIRARLFRNYPYNQLASHVIGYIGRINPAEKGKIEESDDAGNYRGTDYIGKLGVEQSYETQLHGTTGVQEMETSAGGRAVRRLNSSQAVPGNSVVLSIDIKLQKLVEDLYGKRRGALVALDPKTGEVLAFVSKPTFDPNLFVDGIDSENWAALNESIDKPLLNRALRGTYPPGSTYKPFMALAALQTGKRAEKTLISDPGYFMFGNHRFRDDKEGGHGAVDMYKSIVESCDTYYYTLARDMGVDLMHDQMKPLGFGQITGIDILGESRGVLPSTEWKRNTYKKPEQQRWYSGETISLGIGQGYNNFTMLQIAHAMGTVANNGLKMKPHLVREVVDVETKSSTLVAKEPVGQLALLPENLEVIKKGMIGVNVEGTSATSFVGAQYVSAGKTGTAQVFTVKQNEKYNAATIDERMRDHALFVAFAPADDPKVALAMVVENAGFGAQNAAPIARRVFDFVIMGQYPSQEDIEAVQKGQATRPIGKSRPVASVPWPPKAAELAVEEPVMAASAAAKAASAAAKAASAAGKPASAAAPVVAQKPAASGAR